ATTCAGGCCGATGGCGCTGTAATCCAGTTTCAGATGATTTACCGTGACATTGCCCGATAATCGGGGTTGAAAATTGGAGGCTCCGATCAATACATTACTGCCGGAGCCGGGGACACTTGCCGGGCTCCAGTTGGAAGCCGTGTTCCAGTCCGTGCTGCCGGCCACCGCTTTCCAGGTATGGGTGATGGTTTGAGTAAAACCGACCGCTGATACTGTCCAAAACCAACAAAAAAGGAGATGTTTTACCATCGGATGGATTGTTAAGTGTTGTTTTCCTTAAAGCGATTTGATAAACACATTGCCGTTGCGAACCCGAATCACGATCTCCCGTAAGGGTTGTTTTTCTCCAACCGCCTCTTTCCCGCCGATGGAATGACGGCGTTGGTATACTTTGGCTAATTTTTCGCCTTTTTCGGTGGTGATTTCTTCGAGCTGCGGTTTGCCCAGATCAATGGAAGATTCGATGACGTAATTTTTTTCCAACTCTTCAGTCTGCGCGACATCCAGCGTGAGAAACCCCGTCAGTTCTTTGGGTACAATCAGGGTGACATCTCCCTGCTGTGCTTCCAGCCATATTGTTTCAGCCTCCGTCGGGACCTGTGGTAAAAGTTGGGCAAACACCGACCCGCTCGCGGTGACGGCCCGGATATTTCCTCCAATGTCTTCCAACTGAATGTCCCCTTTTCGGGCAATGAGGGCTTCCGCTCCGAAGGGGGCTTTTTGCAGACGGATACTGCCCTGCCCGGTTTGAAATTTTACGCGTCCGAGGGCACCGACGGCTTCAATGGTGCCGAAGGGTAAACCGTATTCAAAGGTCTCTTTTTGTTTTTTGGCCAGAAATGCTTCACTGAAGCGGACGGAAACGGTTCCGTTTTTTGTCATCGGTACACAGGGACCGTCTATATCCGTCAGGAGTATATTGCCGGATTGGGTGATCAGATCACCCGTCAGGGTACTTTCGGCGGCTTCAATATCTCCTTTACCCGTATGCAGTCGCACACGGGCATTGAGCTGTTTGATCTTTAGGTTGCCAGCCTGCGTAGCGGCTTCAATATCACCCGTGATGCCTGTCAGGGTCAGATCACCTTTCAACAGTTCCAGTTGGGTCGCATACTCAAGCGGTACCGACAGCACCAATGGGGACAGTGCTTTTCCCCGTCCCTCTTTGAGCGTGAGTATTTTGATTCCGGTAGGTAATTCCCGCTGGATGAGGATTCCTTCGGCGGCTTTTTTTGACTCTTCGCTGAGGCCCGGTGTTTTGGAGCCGTTGACGGACGCAGTTACGTTTACATCTGCTGCCGTGTTAAACTGTCCTTCCAGCAGGAGGCTTTTGTCCTGTCCGAAAGCAAAAAAATGACCTGTCAGTAAGCAGAACAGAATAAAGAAGTGTTTCATAGCTGTAATAGATGCTTGTTTTAGGTGTACTTTTTCCACAGAAAAAGTACCGGTTATGTGGCTGTCACAGGACATAGAAAACGTTTTGTCTGTTTTCAATTATTAAGACGCAGGAATAAGAAAAAGATACTTGAAAAAATGCTGAAACAAGGGAAATAGTTATCAAACGGTCATCGGAAGGCATTAATCATTGGTCAGGCGGTATGCTGAGGCTCAAAAAATCATGTCACAGCCGCCCGAAAGGACCATGTAGCCCACCCCCCAACACACAGCAGCCATGTAGGCAAACAAAAGCCATACCCACCCATGGCGCATATTCAAAACCTGTTTTTCCCAGACACGACCCTTTGATTGGAAAAAAGCCCTTTCCTTTGGACGGACATAATCCCAATCACACGCACAGGCATAGAATATCTTTCACACCTCACCTATCCTCTTTTGTTTGCCTACGTCTTGCTCTAGCCATCGCACCCCACCCAATGTTGAAACGCCTGATTTAACGACAAATAAAATAGAAACGGAACGCAAAGGTCCGGTCAACGCGCACGGACGGCTCACTATCGTTCACACGTCCTTTTTCGGCTTGCGTCGCTTTCGCGCACGCTTAGCGCACTCCGTGCGTGCTTCTAGAGGGGAATTTATCGGCAGAGGCGATTGGAAACTCATAAGCAACTTGCGGGATTTTGTATGTAATAACATGGCTTTTGTTGTGTTATAAATGATTTTTTTGTGTAAAAAACATCTCAAGTATCTGTAAATTAGATAGTACTAAATTTGGTACTTATTGATTTTTTGCTTATCTTTACTACGTAATCATTCACAATCAACCATTTTTATTATGAACACGTTAGTAAAAACCCCTGTAAACAGGAAGCAGAAAAATCAGGGAATGAACTGGATTTCCCAATACCGAAGATTGGCGATTTATGCCCGTGATGGGTTCGCCTGCTGTTATTGTTTTTCCTCCGTAGAAGAGGGAATACAATTAACACTCGACCATCTTACCCCCTATTCCAAAGGGGGCAGTCACCACGAAAAAAATTTGGTCACCTGTTGCCGGCGATGCAATTCGGCCCGGGGAAACCGTGATCTGCAAACCTTTGCCTATGCAGCGGCTTCTTATAAAGAAATTGAAGCTAAAACAATTTTGGCACACGTCAATTCCTGCACAGACCGGGCATTGGACATAAAAACGGCTAAAGAACTCATTGCCCGCCGGGGCAGTTGCCGGCAAGTGCTTTTAGAAATGATTTAATTAACCTTCAATCTATACGTCATGAAAGTGTTTTTAATTAATGCGCATACGCGCACCGTTGAACCTGTCTGTCTTCCCGATAAAGACCGGTTGGATACCATTTATAAGTTATTGGATTGCCGGTTAATTGACGTTATTAATGTCGGGGAAAACGATTTAACGGTTGATGATGAAGGCTTATTAATGGAACCGAACCGGCAACGTTTTTTTATGTATTTCGGAACTTTTGACCTGTCTCAGGCAGACGAAGAAACGGGACGATTGATAAAGATTGTTTCTTTCAGAGTGGCCGGGAATGCTTTATTTACCGGATATGACCAAAACGGGAACATGGCAGAGCCAACAATATCCATTGAGCAGTTTAGAAGGAAAATTGTATTTATGGGTTATTCGCACGGTCAACGTGCCTGAAATGCAGCTTATAGTTAAAGGTAGTAAATTCCTCTTAAAATAGTGTAAACATCTGTAAAACAATAAGTACTAAATTTGGTACTTATTGTTTTTTTGTGTATCTTTACTACGTAATCATTCACAATCAACCGTTTATTAATTATGAATACGTCCGTAAAAAATCCCGTCGCTTTTGACATTTATCAGTTGGTCTCTGA
This genomic interval from Runella slithyformis DSM 19594 contains the following:
- a CDS encoding DUF4097 family beta strand repeat-containing protein — protein: MKHFFILFCLLTGHFFAFGQDKSLLLEGQFNTAADVNVTASVNGSKTPGLSEESKKAAEGILIQRELPTGIKILTLKEGRGKALSPLVLSVPLEYATQLELLKGDLTLTGITGDIEAATQAGNLKIKQLNARVRLHTGKGDIEAAESTLTGDLITQSGNILLTDIDGPCVPMTKNGTVSVRFSEAFLAKKQKETFEYGLPFGTIEAVGALGRVKFQTGQGSIRLQKAPFGAEALIARKGDIQLEDIGGNIRAVTASGSVFAQLLPQVPTEAETIWLEAQQGDVTLIVPKELTGFLTLDVAQTEELEKNYVIESSIDLGKPQLEEITTEKGEKLAKVYQRRHSIGGKEAVGEKQPLREIVIRVRNGNVFIKSL
- a CDS encoding HNH endonuclease translates to MNTLVKTPVNRKQKNQGMNWISQYRRLAIYARDGFACCYCFSSVEEGIQLTLDHLTPYSKGGSHHEKNLVTCCRRCNSARGNRDLQTFAYAAASYKEIEAKTILAHVNSCTDRALDIKTAKELIARRGSCRQVLLEMI
- a CDS encoding DUF3846 domain-containing protein, producing the protein MKVFLINAHTRTVEPVCLPDKDRLDTIYKLLDCRLIDVINVGENDLTVDDEGLLMEPNRQRFFMYFGTFDLSQADEETGRLIKIVSFRVAGNALFTGYDQNGNMAEPTISIEQFRRKIVFMGYSHGQRA